GATGCTGTTCGATTCCTCGCCCGGCGCGTAGGACCACTCATCCGGCGCCAGCTGCGCGATGGCGTCTTCCGCGAGCTTCTTGTACCGGCGGAACTCCGCAGAAACGGCCTGCAGCAGGATCTCTCCCAACGACGCGCTCATCGGCGTGCCTCCCTGCGCCCGAAATCTGGAACCATTGTACGACGCAGGATCACCGGGATTGCGGCGCGCGCAGGGACCGATGCCCGACAGGGAGGCTGCGTAAACTTCAATACCCCATAGGGTATAATTTGATCGGGTTGACACGAACGGCGGGAGGGAGGGACTGCGATGGCGGTCACGGTGTACACGACGCCGACGTGCCCGTATTGCCGGAGCGCAAAGCGTTTCCTCCAGGAACGCAACGTGCCGTTCCGCGAGGTCGACGTGTCCAGGGACCCGCGGGCGGCGGCGGAACTGGTGCGCCGGACGGGCCAGACCGGCGTGCCGGTCATCGACGTCAATGGCGAGATCATCGTCGGGTTCGATGTGGCCCGGCTCCAGCGCGCGCTCGGCGTGCGCTGACATCGTCGACTTCAGATGGAGCGGGCCATGCCGATGGCGGAATCGCGAACCTGGGAGGTGGCGACCGTGCGCTTGAAGCCTGTGGACGACCGCGTTCTCGTGGAGCCGATCGAACCTGAGGCACGGACGCCGTCGGGGATCGTGCTCCCGGATGCGGCGAAGGACCAGCCGCAGATGGGAAAGGTCCCGGAAGTCGGGACGGACGAGGAGATCCAGAAGCTCATCAAGCCCGGCGACACCGTGGTGTTCGCCAAGTACAGCGGCACCGTCGTCAAGGTCGACGGGCGGGAACTGC
This region of Clostridia bacterium genomic DNA includes:
- a CDS encoding DUF1572 family protein, yielding MSASLGEILLQAVSAEFRRYKKLAEDAIAQLAPDEWSYAPGEESNSI
- a CDS encoding glutaredoxin family protein, whose product is MAVTVYTTPTCPYCRSAKRFLQERNVPFREVDVSRDPRAAAELVRRTGQTGVPVIDVNGEIIVGFDVARLQRALGVR
- a CDS encoding co-chaperone GroES; translation: MAESRTWEVATVRLKPVDDRVLVEPIEPEARTPSGIVLPDAAKDQPQMGKVPEVGTDEEIQKLIKPGDTVVFAKYSGTVVKVDGRELRILSRSEILATAEL